From a single Populus trichocarpa isolate Nisqually-1 chromosome 17, P.trichocarpa_v4.1, whole genome shotgun sequence genomic region:
- the LOC18106655 gene encoding LOW QUALITY PROTEIN: U-box domain-containing protein 4 (The sequence of the model RefSeq protein was modified relative to this genomic sequence to represent the inferred CDS: deleted 1 base in 1 codon), with the protein MNSSSSSSSSSSSHTHYSTSSSDTDTPPSSSAAVRRALRLIQSEDLSLKIEAAKDIRRLTKTSQRCRRQLADAVKPLVCMLRVGDDDSVELSESALLALLNLAVKDEKNKISIVEAGALEPIISFLKSQNSILRECATASLLTLSASSINKQVISATGAIPLLVDILRNGNTQAKVDAVMALSNLSTHSNNLDIILKTNPIPSIVSLLKTCKKSSKTAEKCCALIESLVGFHEGRTALTSEEGGILAVVEVLENGSLQSREHAVGALLTLCQSDRFKYREPILREGVIPGLLELTVQGTPKSQSKAHTLLCLLRDAPYPRSELQPDTLENIVCNIISQIDGDEQSGKAKKMLAEMVQVSMEQSLKQLQQRALVCTLHQNDLPISGCTSEVSSK; encoded by the exons ATgaactcctcctcctcctcctcctcttcctcctcctcgcACACCCACTACTCCACCTCTTCTTCCGACACCGACACGCCACCGTCCTCCTCTGCCGCAGTCCGCCGTGCGCTACGGTTAATCCAATCCGAGGATTTGAGTTTGAAAATAGAGGCGGCGAAGGATATAAGGAGGTTAACCAAGACTTCTCAGAGGTGTAGGAGACAGTTAGCTGATGCGGTTAAGCCGCTGGTTTGTATGTTACGAGTTGGTGATGATGACTCAGTTGAATTGAGCGAGTCGGCTCTCTTGGCTTTGCTTAATCTTGCTGTTAAAGATGAGAA GAACAAAATCAGCATTGTGGAAGCTGGAGCTTTAGAACCCATAATTAGCTTCCTTAAGTCACAAAATTCAATCTTAAGGGAGTGTGCAACTGCATCTTTGCTTACTCTATCTGCCTCTTCCATTAACAAGCAAGTTATAAGTGCTACCGGTGCCATTCCTCTCCTTGTTGACATCCTTAGAAATGGTAACACACAAGCCAAAGTCGATGCTGTAATGGCTCTTTCTAATCTTTCAACACACTCAAATAATCTCGACATAATTCTCAAGACAAATCCAATCCCTTCCATAGTTAGTTTACTTAAAACCtgtaaaaaatcttcaaaaacagCTGAAAAATGCTGTGCTCTCATAGAATCTTTAGTTGGTTTTCACGAAGGTCGAACTGCGTTGACATCAGAAGAAGGTGGAATCCTAGCTGTTGTTGAAGTGCTTGAAAATGGGTCTCTCCAAAGTCGAGAGCATGCAGTTGGGGCATTGCTAACCTTGTGTCAGAGTGATCGTTTTAAATATCGAGAACCAATTCTCAGAGAAGGTGTGATCCCTGGACTTCTTGAGCTTACTGTTCAAGGAACACCCAAGTCTCAGTCAAAAGCGCACACATTGTTATGCTTGCTGAGGGATGCTCCGTACCCAAGATCCGAGCTTCAACCAGACACACTAGAGAACATTGTGTGTAACATCATCTCCCAGATAGATGGAGATGAACAATCTGGTAAAGCAAAGAAGATGCTGGCTGAGATGGTGCAGGTTAGCATGGAACAGAGCTTGAAACAGCTACAACAAAGGGCTTTGGTATGTACA CTACACCAAAATGACCTCCCTATCAGTGGTTGCACTTCTGAAGTATCTTCAAAATGA
- the LOC18106653 gene encoding probable aquaporin NIP-type — protein sequence MARKSDGIESQEITSMEEGLATPTDPKENGKFDCCTSPAAVTITQKLIAEVIGTYFVIFAGCGSVAVNNIYGSVTFPGVCVTWGLIVMVMIYSLGHISGAHFNPAVTIAFAIFRRFPSWQVPLYIIAQLMGSILASGTLALALDVTPEAFFGTVPVGSDGQSLVLEIIISFLLMFVISGVSTDDRAVGDLAGIAVGMTILLNVFVAGPVSGASMNPARSIGPAVVKHQFKGLWVYIVGPIIGAIAGAFACNLIRWTDKPLGELTKVGSFIKSGSKNYAS from the exons ATGGCTAGAAAGTCCGATGGAATTGAAAGCCAAGAGATTACGAGCATGGAAGAAGGTCTTGCCACACCCACTGACcccaaagaaaatggaaaatttGATTGCTGTACATCACCTGCAGCCGTGACCATCACACAAAAG TTGATTGCTGAGGTTATTGGAACGTACTTTGTGATATTTGCGGGATGTGGATCCGTTGCTGTGAACAATATCTATGGGTCAGTGACCTTTCCAGGCGTATGTGTGACATGGGGTTTAATTGTAATGGTTATGATATATTCACTTGGTCACATTTCTGGAGCACATTTCAACCCCGCTGTCACCATCGCTTTCGCCATTTTTCGCCGGTTTCCTTCATGGCAG GTTCCATTGTACATCATAGCTCAGCTAATGGGATCGATTCTTGCTAGTGGCACACTAGCCCTAGCGCTTGATGTAACCCCAGAAGCATTTTTCGGAACTGTACCGGTCGGTTCAGATGGGCAGTCATTGGTTCTTGAGATCATCATCTCCTTCCTCTTGATGTTTGTCATCTCCGGCGTATCCACAGATGATAGGGCG GTGGGAGATCTTGCTGGGATTGCTGTTGGAATGACTATACTCTTGAATGTCTTCGTTGctgg GCCGGTTTCAGGAGCTTCGATGAACCCTGCGAGGAGCATAGGCCCTGCCGTTGTTAAGCATCAATTCAAAGGATTATGGGTCTACATCGTAGGACCGATAATCGGAGCCATAGCAGGAGCCTTCGCCTGTAACCTGATAAGATGGACAGACAAGCCGCTCGGTGAGCTAACCAAGGTTGGTTCATTCATCAAGAGCGGATCAAAGAACTATGCTTCTTAG